The following coding sequences lie in one Apium graveolens cultivar Ventura chromosome 1, ASM990537v1, whole genome shotgun sequence genomic window:
- the LOC141674521 gene encoding uncharacterized protein At4g22758-like, translating to MFLSKQKKNQGERGNRLLVSVTVMGSAGPIRFVVDEKELVANVIDMVLKSYAREGRLPVLGSKIDNFVLYSPIAGTEALSPWETIGSFGVRNFMMCKKPGVDKEIEQDATAAINRKGSGSWKAWFNKSLNLKVCSH from the exons ATGTTTTTGTCTAAGCAAAAGAAGAATCAGGGTGAGAGAGGGAACAGGTTGTTGGTGAGTGTGACTGTTATGGGTAGTGCTGGTCCTATTCGGTTTGTGGTTGATGAGAAGGAGCTTGTTGCTAATGTTATTGATATGGTTCTTAAGAGTTATGCTCGTGAAGGGAGGCTTCCTGTTCTTGGATCGAAAATCGATAATTTTGTGCTGTACTCTCCTATTGCTGGAACGGAAG CATTGAGCCCTTGGGAAACAATTGGATCGTTTGGTGTTAGGAACTTTATGATGTGCAAGAAGCCAGGGGTGGATaaggaaattgagcaagatgCAACGGCAGCAATCAATCGAAAGGGTTCTGGAAGCTGGAAGGCATGGTTTAACAAATCTCTTAATCTGAAGGTTTGTTCCCATTAA